The genomic DNA CAGCACGGCATAGGTCTCTGTAAATCTGCCGCCCGTCAGGCCAAAGTTGAGCACCTGTTTGTCCTTGAGATGAACCTGCATCACCCCGGCGGAGGTATTGGCTCCCTTCATGACAGTCGTACCGTAAACGGTAGAAGGGCCGAAAATGCCGACCGTCTGCTTCCCGTTATCCGGCTGCTCATTCAAATATTCGATCCATAGCGGGGTATAGACGATGGAGTCGTAAGCCGGCACGCGCAGTTCCTTCTTCGCGTGAGTCACGACGTCTTCCTTCATATGGTCGACAATCGGGCTTGCCCCGTCGCTAATACCGATCAAGCCCGCGATTGCAAGCGAGACCATCATGACGGTAACCGTCTTGTTCATAAATAAATTAGACATGGGTAATCCTCACTTTCATTTAAGCTATTTTAGCGTAAGCCCAGCAAGCGAAGCATGAGATCCCATCCGTCGACGATCGGCAGTATGAAGAATACCCGGCTGATCGTTACGCCAAAGAAGGTGATCAGAATGGCGATTACCGTTGTTCCCGGCTTCAGCCACTTCGGAACGGGCTTTATTTTGGGCTTGATTTGCTTCACATGGAAGCGATGGATGCACAGCATAACGCCGTGGAACATTCCCCAGACGACGAAATTCCAGGCGGCCCCGTGCCAGAGCCCCGACACGGTCATCGTGGCCATCAGGTTCAGATAGACTCTTGGCGCAGGCACGCGGCTGCCCCCGAGCGGGAAATACACATAACGCGTGAGCCAGGAGCCGAGCGAGATATGCCACCGGTTCCAGAACTCGGCGATGCTGCGGGCCAGGTATGGAAACCGGAAGTTCTCCGGAATGACGATACCGAACAGCCGTGCCGTACCGATCGCAATGTCTGAATAACCCGAGAAGTCAAAATAAATGACAAACGTATAGGCGATCAGCGAAATCCATAGTGTTCCGGTATCCGCGCCGGCAATTCCGGCTTTAGAGTATACCGGCTGGGCGAGCAAATCAATCGTTCCGGCCAGTACCAGCTTCTTGAACATACCGAACCCGATTCGAGTGATCCCGATCAGGATATGGTCGATATGGAACTTCGCTTTAATCTGCGGATAGAACACCTGGAATTGCTTGATTGGCCCGGCTACCATCGTCGGGAAAAAGAAGATAAACGACAGCAATCCTTCCGGTCTGTGATCCGGCAAATTTCCGCGTTTGCGTTCCACCAGGTAGTGAATGAGCTCAAACGTGAAATATGATATTCCTAAGGGGAGAACGATTTGTTCGGCCTTCGGAAAAAAGGGCTGCTGCATGAATGCGAACAGGTCGTTCAGCGTATCCAGCAGCATATTCGTATATTTGAAGTAGCCGAGCACGAGAATGACCCCGATGATCGCAGCGGGGTAAATCCAGCGTTTACTCCATTTGGCTGCGGCCTTGACGATGAGGATCGCAATGATGACCTCCGCCAGCAGCAGGAACAGGTAGGAGCCTGCGTAGTAATAATAAAAGGTGACGCCTGCGGCGAACAGCACCCAGGGTCTGATTCGATGCGGCATAATGTGATACGTGACGACAGCCACGAGCACGAACAGCCAGTATATCCAGTCCGTATAAATCATAATGTTCTGATTCCACCATCCAAAATTTGTATACTGTCTCTCCTATTACTGCTTGTTCATGATAGCACAACATCAGCGCATCCGGTTATATCAAAATTCGCTAAATGCTCCAATTATCTGAAAGAAGATCAGGCACCAGTATACAAAATTCGTCAATTTGCACGGTGAATCCTTCTTTTTAGTATAAAAAATGGCTCCTGCCTTTGGTCTATAAAATTAGACGCTTTTCCGAAGCAAAAGTTTCCAGGATTTGCGAGCTGCCGATAGATATGCACCAAAATACCCTGCCCCGCATACAATGCGGGTAAATCGCCTAGGAGGTGGGGCCGTGATTATTACGTTCAATATGAGGGCTGGCCGGCTCGACCAGCTTGCATCGTCAGAATTATATCGGAGCATTATTGCCCAGAAGAGACAGACTCAGGCCGTTTATACGTACCGCTCGCCAGAGGCGCTGGATTTCGAACTGGCGATGAGAGGAGCGATCGTTCAGGCCGCCAGGGATTTTCACGCGGGAGGAGCCCAATTCGCAACCTTCAAAAATTCAAGGGCCAATGAGAGCTTTTGGACCCGCATGCCTAATGGAGGCCTTCGGCTTAGGGAGGAAGTGCTGCCATCGGACGCAATCAGAGACATCTTCAATAATGGCGGGAGGTATGCCATGGAGTGCGCGACGGCCATGGTGGTCATCCTCTATAAAGGGGTGTTGGATACGATTGGCGATAAAGCCTTCAATCGTCATTTTAATCAACTGGTGCTCTATGATTGGCAGTATGACAGCGACCTTCAGTTGACCCGTACTCCGCAGGCAGCAGCCGGAGACGTCGTCTATTTCGAGAACCCGGATTTCAATCCGGAAACTCCGGAATGGCAGGGAGAGAACGCTATATTATTGGATGATCATCTGTACTTCGGCCATGGGCTGGGCATTAAATCGGCTGACGCCATCATCAATGCACTAAATGGGAGGAGAAAGTCTGGAAGCTCGACCTCTGCCTATCTGTCGGATTTGGTCGTGCATCCGGATTTTGAATATATCCGGCGGCTTCAGGAACGGGCGTAGAAGCCCGGTCTTCATCGACAAAATAAAACATTTATTAACAAAAATACAAATAAACTTCATAATATAAAATATTTTTCTAGACCTAAATAGAGGCGTATGTTATACCGATAATAAGTTAGGAAAAACTATTGTTGTAGGGGGAAAAACCGTGGAAAAAAGTGACAAATCATTTGTAGCTGCACTACTGCTGGCATTCTTTCTGGGCTCTCTAGGAGTTCATCGTTTCTATGTAGGCAAGGTGGGAACAGGAATCATCATGCTGCTTACTTTGGGCGGGCTCGGAATTTGGACATTAATCGACTTTATTCTTATCGCTGTAGGCAGCTTCAAAGACAGCGACGGCAGAACGATCAAGGCCTAGGTTCATACATAGGACAGTCTAGACAGTCTGTACGGGCTAACATAGCGCTGGCTGCTTAATGCGGCGCTTTTATATGACATACGTACAAGCAAAGCGACCGCACTTTGGCATATAGCCAGGGTGCGGTCGCTCTGGTTTCCGGCTCCAGCGGCATATTGTTTAATTTATCCGGCAATTGTTTGTTGGATTTGTTTTGCAGCGCTGGCAAGTGTACAATGTGGACGAAAGAAGGGTGGACTGGCCCATTGACAGGCAATGCGGATCAGCCGCCGGTTATTTTAAGGAGGGATCAGGTTGAAATATCGGAGACTAGGCAAAACGGAATTGAACGTATCCGTCATCGGCATCGGAACATGGCAGTTTGGCGGTGAGTGGGGAATGCAGTTCCATCAGGATGAGGTCGATGCCATCCTCGATAAAGGCCAGGAATGCGGCATCAATCTTATCGATACAGCAGAATGCTATGGCGACCATCTCTCGGAGGCGTTCATCGGCGATTATATCAGCCGGCGCAAGCGGGAGGACTGGGTTATCGCGACGAAGTTCGGCCATCACTTCCATGAGCGGTTTACCCGCACAGATGTATTTGACGCCGAGGATGTGCTGAAGCAGTTGGATGCTTCGCTTAAAGCGCTGAAAACGGATTATATCGATTTATACCAGTTCCACTCGGGGCCGGATGCTGTATTCGATAACGATCAACTGTGGACGATGCTGGACAAGCAGGTTCAAGCCGGCAAAATACGTCACCTGGGTACCTCGATCGGGAGCAATGACAATCTGCACCAGACCGATGCCTCAAGCCAGGTGAATTCCAAGGTAATCCAGGTTGTGTATAACCGTCTGGACCGAGTGCCGGAGAAGCGCGTCTTTCCATCCTGTGAACGTCAGGATCTCGGGGTGCTGGCTCGCGTTCCGCTGGCCAGCGGCTTCTTGAGCGGCAAGTATAAGCCTGGCGCCCAATTCGATGCAACAGATGTGCGGCATCGTAAGGATGCCGAGGACGTTCGCCGCAAGCTGGAGGAGGTTGAGCGGATTCAACGGGAGGAAGTTCCGGCCGGTGTAGACATGGCGCAATGGGCATTGGCCTGGTGCCTCAAGAACCCGGTCGTAAGCGCGGTCATTCCCGGCTGTAAAAACCCCGAACAAGTGGCATCCAATGCGAATGCAGCCGATTTGGTAGAATAACGATATATACTATAAATACTATAAGCCCCGCTAGCCATTGTGCTGGCGGGGCTTATTTATTGCCAAACGATCGATCGATATCGGGCTGCAGGCTATTGCTCATAGCCTTTCAAGACGATGACCGCGTTATGGCCGCCAAATCCGAAGGAATTGGATATTCCAATGCGCAGCTTGGCCTGTCGCGCCACGTGAGGCACATAGTCTAGATCGCAAACCGGGTCGGGATGGTCCAGATTGATCGTAGGCGGAATGATGCCCTGCTCCAGCGATTTGACGAGGGCCACGGCTTCGACGGCGCTAGCCGCACCAAGCATATGGCCGGTCATCGATTTATTGGCTGTTACTGGAATACGGCCGGCATGCTCCCCGAACAGCTTCTTGATCGCCTTTGTTTCCGACCAGTCGCCAACCTCGGTGCTCGTAGCATGGGCGCTAATTACATCCACATCCTGAGGCGCGATATCCGCTTCCTTGAGCGCAAGCTTCATCGCCCGATAAGCGCCGACGCCCTCCGGGTGGGTTGCGACGATATGGTAGGCATCGGAGGTTGCTCCGTAGCCGATCACTTCGGCGTAGATCCGGGCTTTCCTCTGCTTGGCATGGCTGAACGACTCCAGGATGAGGATGCCGGCGCCTTCCGCCATAACGAAGCCGTCCCGGTCTTCATCAAACGGCCTGCTCGCCCTGGCCGGCTCGCCATTGCGCGTTGAGAGCGCGGTGGCGTTGCCGAAGCTGGCGACGGAAATGTCCGTGATTGCCGCCTCCGTCCCTCCGGCAATGACGAGGTCAGCACCGCCTGAAGCGATGAGGCGGTACGCTTCCCCGATTGACGTATTTCCAATCGAGCAGGCGGTGACCGGAGACAGCGTAGGTCCGGCGGCGCCGTATTTAATGCTGATCATCGCCGCGGCCATATTTGAGATCATCATCGGAACAAGCACCGGGCTAATCCGCTCGGGCCCCCGTTCCTGCAGCAGCCTGCTCTGTTCGAGCAGGGTGTCGATCCCTCCTGTGCCGGAGCCGACATATACCCCCATGCGTTCTCTGTCGATTTGCTCCAAATCGAGTCCAGCATCGGCAATGGCCTGATCGGCGGCAGCCAGTGCAAATTGGCAGAAGCGGTCCATCCGCCGTGCTTCCTTGCGGCCAAACAACGCTTCGGCATCGAAGCCTCGCACCAGCCCGGCGATTTTCGTCTTATGCCTGGACGTATCAAAAGTATCAATATGAGAAATGCCTGATTCCCCATGAATCAGGCGATTCCAGAACAACTCCACCTGATTGCCGAGCGGCGAAATGACGCCCAGTCCCGTTATTGCAACTCTTTCCATGTGAACCTCCTTTAGAGCTGTTATGGGAGCTATTGTGTCACATGTATTATCCTATTACAAGTTGTTGATTATTATAGTATAATCAGTACCACTTTAAGTGTTTGGCTAAGGAGGAGCAGGGGATGAAGCAGGAGACAAGGCTGCAGGAGCTGTCCGCATTTTTGAAGACGCACCGGGCCAAAATCGTTCCTCAGATGGTCGGGCTTCCGGCAGGGACGCGACGTAGAACGCCCGGTTTGCGCAGGGAGGAGGTTGCCCAGCTTGCCGGCGTCAGCACGACCTGGTATACCTGGCTGGAGCAGGGAAGAGATATTAAGGTTTCCGCTTCCGTGCTGGATAACATTGCGGCCGCTCTGCAGTTGACCCGGGATGAACGCAATTACTTATATGCGCTGGCGATGGATACCGGAGGGGGCCCGGTTTCAGCAGGCCAGCTGCCGCAGGAAGGGCAGCCGGAAATAAGTCCCTCTTTGCAGAAGATTTTGTATGAGCTAAAATACTGTCCTACCATTATTTCGGACCGAAGATGCCAGATCGTCGGCTGGAATGAGGCGGCCTCGCATGTGTTCCTTGACTTTGAACAGGTACCGGTGGAGCAGAGGAACATGATCTCCCTGCTGTTCACAAGGCAGGAATTCCGCAGGCTGGCCGGTAATTGGGAGCAGTTTGTGCGGGGATTCCTGGCGATTTTTCGCGCCTATTATGGCCAGTACGTGGAGGATCAATGGTATGAACGCTTCCTGAGCGAGATGAAGGCGGCTCACCCGGACTTTAATCAGCTGTGGGAGCAAAGCGAGGTCAGCTCCGCCCCGGAGGTTATTCTGGAGTTCAGGCATGCCAAAGGGGGCAAAATGCATTTTCAGCTCACATCGCTGCAGGTGCATGGAAACGTGGATTTGCGCTGCAGTATTTACACGCCTGCTCCGGACACTTCTACGGAGTACAAGCTGCGTCAGTTGATGGAGAAGCAGGAATGAACGACTGCTTCTTGGGGTCCATAAATTACCAAGACCCCTTTCATGGATGTTATAATGTTCAATGCACTGTTTAGATAAGTATAGGGAAGTAGTTTTATTAGATATACCGGGCAAAGGAAAGGATGGAATATGGATCGAATCAACGCATGGTACAAATCGAAGCTGGTCGTGAACGGGACGCTGCTCGTTCTCAAGCTGCTGCTGCTGCGGACGTTCTTGTTCGGCAATATCGCCTGGGGCGGCCTGCCGGGGGAATTGTTGTCCGTACTGGGGGTGTTATGCCTTGTAGAATTGGTGACGCCGACCAAAAGTAAAGGAGTTGTATTTTGGAGCCTCAATGCGGTATTTTCATTCCTGTTCTTCTCATCGGCTCTCTATTTTGCCCATTTCGGAACGGTGCCGACGTACGCCGTCTTAAGCGGGTTAAACCAGGTTCCCCAAGTGCGGGCCAGCGTTGGCGCGCTGCTGCGGCCAGAACAGTTTCTGTTCTTTGCGGACTTTGTGCTTGCCGCAGGCTGGCAGATCGTCCGAACGGTCAACCGTCGCCGAAGAGGCGTGGTGCACACGTTCTTCACTAAGCAGCAAAAGAGCCGGAAATGGGTATGGAATTCAGCCGTGTCCGGGCTGCTGCTAATGAGCGCAGTCTCTTCTGTATACTATGTGCTCGAGGGCAAGCAGATCGACAATGAGCTCGTCCGGGCAGAGAAGATTGGACTCCTGAACTATCAGGTTGTTGCTGCGGTCAATAATCGGGCAGAGGACCGGATGATCGCAGAGGGAAACATCGAACAGACGCGGGCCAACATCGCCAAGCTGCAGAGCAGCTACCCTTACCGAACCAAGGCGGATGCCGCTGCAGCTCCAGATTATTTTGGGATCGCTCAAGGGATGAACCTGATCGTGATCCAGATGGAATCTTTTCAAAATTTCCCGATCCACTTAAAGCTGGATAACGGGGCTGAGATTACGCCGGTATTAAATAAACTGGCCGAAGAGGGCATTTATTTTCCGCATGTATATCAGCAGATCGGACAGGGAAATACGTCGGATGCCGAATTTATGTTCAATACCTCCATCTATCCGACTGCAGCGGTGGCGATGTCTACCGGCTATGGCAACCGCGAGCTGCCAAGCCTGCCTAGACTGCTGCAGGAGCGGGGGTATTTGGCCAATACGTTCCATATCAACAAGGTCACGTTCTGGGATCGAAACAAGCTGTACCCAGCGCTTCATTTTAACCAATATTACGACAAGCCTGCCTTCAATAACGATCACTTCAACGACTACGGGGCATCGGATGAGGAAATGTACCGGGTCGGCGTGGAGAAGCTGGCGGATCTTCATGCAAGGAATAAGCCGTTCTATGCCCAGTTCGTAACGACCTCGAGCCATTCGCCATTTATCGTGCCGGAATCGTTCCAGCAAATCGAGCTGCCGGACAAGCTTAAGGGGACGAATTTGGGGAACTACATCAATGCCGTTCATTATACAGATTACGCCATCGGCCAACTGATGGGGCAGTTGAAGGAAGCTGATTTATGGGACAGCACGATGCTCGTGTTCTACGGCGACCATTTCGGCCTTCAGCCTCATGAGACGAGCAAGGAGGAGATCGCGGCAAACCTGGGCATTCCTTATGATGATACGGTCAGCCGGTTCAACATTCCTCTGATCATCCATGTGCCCGGCAAGGAGCTCGGCATTGTGGAGGAGCGGGCGGGGGGGCAGGTCGACATGCTGCCGACCGTTGCCAATTTGCTGGGGGTCTCCCTGGACGAGGAAGGTTTTACCGCTTTAGGCCAGGATTTGCTGAACATTGACCGCAATGTGTTTGGCGTACGTTACTATTTGCCGACGGGCTCTTTTTTCAACGATGAAATTATGTTTACTCCCGGACAAGGCTTCGAGGACGGACAAGCCGTATCGATCAAAACGCTGGAGCCGGTTGCGGATTTCACCCGGTATCGCCAGGATTATGAGTACGTG from Paenibacillus woosongensis includes the following:
- a CDS encoding MBOAT family O-acyltransferase, with the translated sequence MIYTDWIYWLFVLVAVVTYHIMPHRIRPWVLFAAGVTFYYYYAGSYLFLLLAEVIIAILIVKAAAKWSKRWIYPAAIIGVILVLGYFKYTNMLLDTLNDLFAFMQQPFFPKAEQIVLPLGISYFTFELIHYLVERKRGNLPDHRPEGLLSFIFFFPTMVAGPIKQFQVFYPQIKAKFHIDHILIGITRIGFGMFKKLVLAGTIDLLAQPVYSKAGIAGADTGTLWISLIAYTFVIYFDFSGYSDIAIGTARLFGIVIPENFRFPYLARSIAEFWNRWHISLGSWLTRYVYFPLGGSRVPAPRVYLNLMATMTVSGLWHGAAWNFVVWGMFHGVMLCIHRFHVKQIKPKIKPVPKWLKPGTTVIAILITFFGVTISRVFFILPIVDGWDLMLRLLGLR
- a CDS encoding protein-glutamine gamma-glutamyltransferase; translation: MIITFNMRAGRLDQLASSELYRSIIAQKRQTQAVYTYRSPEALDFELAMRGAIVQAARDFHAGGAQFATFKNSRANESFWTRMPNGGLRLREEVLPSDAIRDIFNNGGRYAMECATAMVVILYKGVLDTIGDKAFNRHFNQLVLYDWQYDSDLQLTRTPQAAAGDVVYFENPDFNPETPEWQGENAILLDDHLYFGHGLGIKSADAIINALNGRRKSGSSTSAYLSDLVVHPDFEYIRRLQERA
- a CDS encoding TM2 domain-containing protein; this translates as MEKSDKSFVAALLLAFFLGSLGVHRFYVGKVGTGIIMLLTLGGLGIWTLIDFILIAVGSFKDSDGRTIKA
- a CDS encoding aldo/keto reductase, producing MKYRRLGKTELNVSVIGIGTWQFGGEWGMQFHQDEVDAILDKGQECGINLIDTAECYGDHLSEAFIGDYISRRKREDWVIATKFGHHFHERFTRTDVFDAEDVLKQLDASLKALKTDYIDLYQFHSGPDAVFDNDQLWTMLDKQVQAGKIRHLGTSIGSNDNLHQTDASSQVNSKVIQVVYNRLDRVPEKRVFPSCERQDLGVLARVPLASGFLSGKYKPGAQFDATDVRHRKDAEDVRRKLEEVERIQREEVPAGVDMAQWALAWCLKNPVVSAVIPGCKNPEQVASNANAADLVE
- the fabF gene encoding beta-ketoacyl-ACP synthase II translates to MERVAITGLGVISPLGNQVELFWNRLIHGESGISHIDTFDTSRHKTKIAGLVRGFDAEALFGRKEARRMDRFCQFALAAADQAIADAGLDLEQIDRERMGVYVGSGTGGIDTLLEQSRLLQERGPERISPVLVPMMISNMAAAMISIKYGAAGPTLSPVTACSIGNTSIGEAYRLIASGGADLVIAGGTEAAITDISVASFGNATALSTRNGEPARASRPFDEDRDGFVMAEGAGILILESFSHAKQRKARIYAEVIGYGATSDAYHIVATHPEGVGAYRAMKLALKEADIAPQDVDVISAHATSTEVGDWSETKAIKKLFGEHAGRIPVTANKSMTGHMLGAASAVEAVALVKSLEQGIIPPTINLDHPDPVCDLDYVPHVARQAKLRIGISNSFGFGGHNAVIVLKGYEQ
- a CDS encoding helix-turn-helix transcriptional regulator — protein: MKQETRLQELSAFLKTHRAKIVPQMVGLPAGTRRRTPGLRREEVAQLAGVSTTWYTWLEQGRDIKVSASVLDNIAAALQLTRDERNYLYALAMDTGGGPVSAGQLPQEGQPEISPSLQKILYELKYCPTIISDRRCQIVGWNEAASHVFLDFEQVPVEQRNMISLLFTRQEFRRLAGNWEQFVRGFLAIFRAYYGQYVEDQWYERFLSEMKAAHPDFNQLWEQSEVSSAPEVILEFRHAKGGKMHFQLTSLQVHGNVDLRCSIYTPAPDTSTEYKLRQLMEKQE
- a CDS encoding LTA synthase family protein, which translates into the protein MDRINAWYKSKLVVNGTLLVLKLLLLRTFLFGNIAWGGLPGELLSVLGVLCLVELVTPTKSKGVVFWSLNAVFSFLFFSSALYFAHFGTVPTYAVLSGLNQVPQVRASVGALLRPEQFLFFADFVLAAGWQIVRTVNRRRRGVVHTFFTKQQKSRKWVWNSAVSGLLLMSAVSSVYYVLEGKQIDNELVRAEKIGLLNYQVVAAVNNRAEDRMIAEGNIEQTRANIAKLQSSYPYRTKADAAAAPDYFGIAQGMNLIVIQMESFQNFPIHLKLDNGAEITPVLNKLAEEGIYFPHVYQQIGQGNTSDAEFMFNTSIYPTAAVAMSTGYGNRELPSLPRLLQERGYLANTFHINKVTFWDRNKLYPALHFNQYYDKPAFNNDHFNDYGASDEEMYRVGVEKLADLHARNKPFYAQFVTTSSHSPFIVPESFQQIELPDKLKGTNLGNYINAVHYTDYAIGQLMGQLKEADLWDSTMLVFYGDHFGLQPHETSKEEIAANLGIPYDDTVSRFNIPLIIHVPGKELGIVEERAGGQVDMLPTVANLLGVSLDEEGFTALGQDLLNIDRNVFGVRYYLPTGSFFNDEIMFTPGQGFEDGQAVSIKTLEPVADFTRYRQDYEYVISLMKLSDEYVKLLPKRR